Proteins encoded together in one Bosea sp. (in: a-proteobacteria) window:
- a CDS encoding RcnB family protein gives MNKLLTAGIIGASILIAPVSSFAQTYYNPHRGPVHMQKHMAPQKAPVMKKHRWARGHALPSQYRRSYVSDYRRHHLRAPGPGQRWVRVDNQFILINSITGMIAALAAAR, from the coding sequence ATGAATAAATTGCTCACCGCCGGCATCATCGGCGCTTCTATTCTTATTGCTCCGGTCTCATCTTTCGCGCAGACCTATTACAATCCGCATCGCGGCCCGGTTCATATGCAGAAGCACATGGCTCCGCAGAAGGCCCCGGTCATGAAGAAGCATCGCTGGGCGCGCGGGCATGCCCTGCCCTCGCAATACCGCCGCAGCTACGTCAGCGATTATCGTCGCCATCATCTGCGGGCGCCCGGCCCCGGCCAGCGCTGGGTGCGCGTCGACAACCAGTTCATCCTGATCAACAGCATAACCGGCATGATCGCGGCGCTCGCCGCGGCCCGCTGA